The genomic DNA GAACTCACCAGAAACTTTCTGAGAAAGCCATTGCGATCTGCCCTACTACAGACACGCCTCACCTGTACCACCACGCTTATGTGGTTGAAGGCGATTTGTACCACAAGGGCAAGCTGGCAATAAAAAATTATACAACTAACGCGCAGTAAGCACTCGCCTGCCTCCTGTATTAGTTCTGTATAATTTAACTTACTCCTGTAAATGAGGATCGCCTTAGACGCAATGGGCGGCGATTTTGCACCTGAGGCCATCATCAAGGGTGCAATTCTGGCCGCACAGCAGCTTACCCAGGAAGATGAAATCCTGCTCATCGGCAAGGAAGACATCATCAAGCCGCTGCTCGATGAATACGGATATACTGGATCTGGCATTAGGACTTACCATGCCAGCCAGGTAATTGAAATGGGTGAGCACCCGACAAAGGCGCTCACGCAAAAAACCGACTCCAGCATTGCTGTTGGGTATGGCTTACTCAAAGCGCAGCAAGTAGATGCTTTCTGCAGCGCCGGTAACACCGGGGCCATGTTAGTAGGAGCCATGTTCAGCGTAAAAGCAATAGAAGGCATACTCAGGCCTTCTATTGGTGGTTTAGTTCCAAAGCTTAAAGGCGGTTACGGGATCATGCTGGATGTAGGCGCAAACGCCGAGTGCAAGCCTGAGGTGCTCGAACAGTTTGCCGAGCTTGGCTCTATTTACGCCAAGTATGTACTGGAGATCGAGAACCCCAAAGTAGGACTGATGAACCTGGGAGAGGAAGAGGGCAAGGGCACTGTGAACACACAGGCAGCTCACCAACGCCTCAAAGCCAACACCACGATCAACTTTATCGGTAATATCGAAGGGCGCGACCTGTTCAACGACAAAGCCGATGTGATTGTATGCGATGGTTATACCGGAAACATCATCCTGAAAATGGCCGAGTCGCTGTATGATATCTTAAGCGAGAAAAACATCCACGATCCTTTCTTCGACAAGTTTAATTACGAAACCGAAGGAGGCAGCCCTATCCTAGGAATCAACGGGAATGCCATTATCGGGCATGGGGTTTCTTCTCCGCTGGCTATCTGCAATATGGTGATGCAGGCGCAAAAAATGGTCACCTCCCGAATCTCTGAAAGGTTCAGAAAGTACTATAGTGTTTAAGTAGTGGCCGCTGGCCGGAAAAATATTACTTGGCATACTCTGTTCCAGTTTTCTTTTTATAGAAACTGGCAGGCTATGCCAAGTTTTTTTTGTTAAATTGCCTTCCTTAAATCATACACCCAAAGATACTTTTAATATGAGTAAGATTACTGCCGCCATAACTGGTGTGAGTGGCTACGTTCCGGAATATGTACTGACCAACAAGGAACTAGAGACGATGGTTGAAACCAACGATGAATGGATTACCTCTCGTACCGGTATCAAGGAAAGGCGAATTTTAAAAGGGGAAGGCCTGGGCACCTCCCACATCGCTGTTCCGGCAGTAAAGGAACTCCTGAAAAAAACTAACACCAGCCCCGAAGAAGTGGAGCTGCTGATCTGCGCCACCACTACCCCGGACATGGTTTTCCCGGCTACGGCTAATCTGATTACCGCCGAAGTAGGCGCTGTAAATGCCTTCGGCTACGACCTGCAGGCAGCCTGCTCCGGCTTCCTGTATGCCCTTGCCACCGGCGCCAAGTTCATCGAATCAGGTCAGTATAAAAAAGTGATTGTAGTGGGCGCTGATAAAATGTCGGCCATTATTGATTATACCGACCGTGCTACCTGCATTATTTTTGGAGATGGCGGCGGGGCCGTGATGCTGGAGCCAAATACCGAAGGCTATGGTATTCAGGACCAGGTGCTGAAGTCAGATGGTAGCGGCGCCCCTTTCCTGCACATGAAAGCCGGCGGCAGCCGCAAACCAGCCACCATCGAGACCGTTCAGGCCCGCGAGCACTTTGCTTTTCAGGAAGGCCAGCAGGTGTTTAAATTTGCCGTGAAAGGCATGGCCGATGTATCGGCGGAAGTAATGGAGCGCAACAAGCTTACCGCCGACGATGTGGCCTGGCTTGTACCGCATCAGGCTAACAAGCGCATCATCGAAGCGACAGCCAACCGCATGGGCGTAAGTAACGACAAGGTGATGCTCAACATCCACAAGTATGGCAACACCACCAGCGGCACCATTCCGTTGTGCCTGTGGGAGTATGAGAGCCAGCTAAAGAAAGGCGACAACCTGATCCTCGCTGCTTTCGGCGGCGGGTTTACCTGGGGCGCCATCTACCTGAAATGGGCCTACGATCCGAAGTAATCTCTCTGAAGTATAAAGTATAAAAGCGGCCCTCGTGCCGCTTTTTTTATATCCTGTAATTCATACTTACAGAGATTTTCACTAACCATGCCACCTACCTCCTTCCTCTCTGGCGCAAGCGTCCGCTTTTGCCCTGCTTGCTCTGTGGCTTTGCTATACTTGCTTATACTAGGTAAATGGCACATGCGGACGCCTGCGCCAAGGGAGTATTCTGTTTTTGGTTTCCTGATAATGCTATTTCGGATTGCTTACTTCGAAAGTATACCTGAAGAGGATTTCCTAATCCGCGTTAGCAACAATGCAGGCACTGGACACCCGGCATCAGTTTTGGATCAGGAAAGATAAAGAGCAGCTTACAGAAAACAGTTTGGGTGGCGGTGAGTTGCATCGGCAAACCCTGGCGCGGACAGGTCGCGACCTGTCCTCTACAAAAAGCAAACAAAAAAGGCTTAGCGAACGCTAAGCCTTTCTTATACTATATAGACAAGTAAATTACTTTACTTTATCAACGATGCTCTTGAAAGCCTCTGGGTGGTTCATCGCCAGGTCAGCAAGTACTTTGCGGTTCAGGTCGATGTTTGCCTTCTTCAGGGCGCCCATTAAGGCGGAGTAAGACAGACCGTGCTCACGGGCACCGGCGTTGATACGCTGGATCCACAGGGAACGGAAATCTCTCTTCTTAACTTTTCTATCACGATACGCATAAACGAGACCTTTTTCAATTGCGTTCTTCGCAACGGTCCATACGTTTTTGCGACGGCCAAAGTAACCTTTGGCCATTTTCATCATTTTCTTTCTTC from Pontibacter liquoris includes the following:
- the rpmF gene encoding 50S ribosomal protein L32; the encoded protein is MAHPKRKISKTRRDKRRTHQKLSEKAIAICPTTDTPHLYHHAYVVEGDLYHKGKLAIKNYTTNAQ
- the plsX gene encoding phosphate acyltransferase PlsX, with product MRIALDAMGGDFAPEAIIKGAILAAQQLTQEDEILLIGKEDIIKPLLDEYGYTGSGIRTYHASQVIEMGEHPTKALTQKTDSSIAVGYGLLKAQQVDAFCSAGNTGAMLVGAMFSVKAIEGILRPSIGGLVPKLKGGYGIMLDVGANAECKPEVLEQFAELGSIYAKYVLEIENPKVGLMNLGEEEGKGTVNTQAAHQRLKANTTINFIGNIEGRDLFNDKADVIVCDGYTGNIILKMAESLYDILSEKNIHDPFFDKFNYETEGGSPILGINGNAIIGHGVSSPLAICNMVMQAQKMVTSRISERFRKYYSV
- a CDS encoding beta-ketoacyl-ACP synthase III; this encodes MSKITAAITGVSGYVPEYVLTNKELETMVETNDEWITSRTGIKERRILKGEGLGTSHIAVPAVKELLKKTNTSPEEVELLICATTTPDMVFPATANLITAEVGAVNAFGYDLQAACSGFLYALATGAKFIESGQYKKVIVVGADKMSAIIDYTDRATCIIFGDGGGAVMLEPNTEGYGIQDQVLKSDGSGAPFLHMKAGGSRKPATIETVQAREHFAFQEGQQVFKFAVKGMADVSAEVMERNKLTADDVAWLVPHQANKRIIEATANRMGVSNDKVMLNIHKYGNTTSGTIPLCLWEYESQLKKGDNLILAAFGGGFTWGAIYLKWAYDPK
- the rplT gene encoding 50S ribosomal protein L20, whose protein sequence is MPRSVNVVAARHRRKKMMKMAKGYFGRRKNVWTVAKNAIEKGLVYAYRDRKVKKRDFRSLWIQRINAGAREHGLSYSALMGALKKANIDLNRKVLADLAMNHPEAFKSIVDKVK